One Gloeothece verrucosa PCC 7822 DNA window includes the following coding sequences:
- a CDS encoding sulfurtransferase TusA family protein, with amino-acid sequence MSQTNLDPSSMSASTALLDLRGTPCPINFVRTKLKLEKMPPGTLLEVWLDPGEPIEQVPESLTMEGYHIEMIQDKTEFYALIVRR; translated from the coding sequence ATGAGCCAGACAAATCTTGATCCCTCATCAATGAGTGCTTCCACTGCACTACTGGATTTACGGGGAACGCCTTGTCCGATTAATTTTGTACGGACAAAACTCAAGTTAGAAAAGATGCCGCCAGGGACTCTGTTAGAGGTTTGGCTAGACCCAGGAGAACCCATTGAACAAGTGCCAGAAAGTCTAACTATGGAGGGTTATCATATTGAAATGATCCAAGATAAAACCGAATTTTATGCCCTGATAGTACGTCGTTAA
- the dnaJ gene encoding molecular chaperone DnaJ encodes MPGDYYEILGVSRDADKDEIKRAYRRLARKFHPDVNKEPGAEERFKEINRAYEILSEPETRARYDRFGEAGVSSGAGAGFDYGDMGGIADIFETIFSGFGGMGTGTTSRRRTGPARGDDLRLDFKLSFREAVFGGEKEIRIRHLENCQICQGTGAKPGTGARSCSTCNGSGQVRRATRTPFGTFAQVSVCPTCNGSGEVIEEKCEACGGAGRKQETKKLKITVPAGVDNGTRLRVSREGDAGVRGGPPGDLYVYLSVETDEEFQREGVDIKSEITISYLQAILGCRLKVNTVDGPEEITIEPGTQPNTVLTLANRGVPKLGNPVARGDHLITINVSIPTRINPEERELLEKLAKIKGDSHGKGGLEGFLGGLFHK; translated from the coding sequence ATGCCAGGTGATTATTACGAAATACTCGGTGTTTCTCGAGATGCCGATAAAGATGAGATAAAACGCGCTTACCGTCGTTTGGCTCGCAAATTCCATCCAGATGTCAACAAAGAACCCGGAGCAGAAGAACGTTTTAAAGAAATTAACCGCGCTTACGAAATCCTTTCAGAACCAGAAACTCGTGCCAGATATGACCGATTTGGGGAAGCCGGGGTTTCTTCAGGGGCAGGGGCAGGTTTTGATTATGGAGATATGGGCGGTATCGCTGATATTTTTGAAACCATTTTTAGTGGTTTCGGAGGTATGGGCACCGGAACGACATCAAGACGACGTACAGGGCCAGCCCGAGGCGATGACTTAAGACTAGATTTTAAGCTCAGTTTTCGAGAAGCCGTCTTTGGCGGTGAAAAGGAAATTCGCATTCGCCATTTAGAAAACTGTCAAATCTGTCAGGGAACAGGTGCTAAACCCGGTACAGGAGCTCGGTCTTGTTCAACTTGTAACGGTTCAGGCCAAGTTCGCCGGGCCACACGGACTCCCTTTGGAACCTTTGCTCAAGTTTCTGTTTGTCCTACCTGTAATGGTTCAGGTGAGGTAATCGAAGAAAAATGTGAAGCCTGTGGCGGTGCCGGACGCAAGCAAGAAACGAAAAAGCTCAAGATTACAGTGCCCGCCGGAGTCGATAATGGAACTCGTCTAAGAGTCTCTCGAGAAGGGGATGCCGGGGTTCGAGGCGGTCCGCCAGGAGACTTATATGTATACTTAAGTGTAGAAACTGATGAAGAATTTCAACGAGAAGGCGTTGATATCAAATCAGAAATTACCATTAGTTACCTACAGGCCATTCTCGGCTGCCGTTTAAAGGTAAATACAGTCGATGGTCCTGAAGAAATAACCATTGAACCAGGAACTCAACCCAATACGGTGTTAACTTTGGCCAATCGAGGAGTCCCCAAACTCGGAAACCCCGTCGCTAGAGGAGATCATCTCATTACCATTAATGTGTCTATTCCCACTCGGATTAATCCTGAAGAACGAGAGTTACTAGAAAAGCTGGCTAAAATCAAAGGGGATAGTCATGGAAAAGGCGGATTAGAAGGCTTTTTAGGAGGGCTATTTCATAAATGA
- a CDS encoding IS5 family transposase (programmed frameshift), translated as MYPSDLSDAEWELLAPLIPAAKSGGHPRTTDIRQVCNAIYYHLKTGCQWRYLPKNFPPPSTVYSYYRKWVKKGVWEKINHTLRQMVRQQVGKSPQSSVIIADSQSVETTGKKGDVYGFDGGKKVKGRKRQLLVDSLGLILKVIVAEAHGQERVLAATAVMELLEENPKLLEKVALMWVDAGYSGDKFALAIWLMIQARVEVIKRSDKKFKVLPKRWIVERTFGWFNWYRRLSKDYEKLSEMSEAAIYAVMTRIMLRRLVS; from the exons TTGTATCCAAGTGATTTATCTGATGCCGAATGGGAATTGCTTGCCCCACTTATTCCAGCCGCTAAATCCGGGGGACATCCGCGTACTACAGATATTAGACAAGTCTGTAATGCGATATATTATCATTTGAAGACCGGATGCCAATGGAGATATTTACCCAAAAATTTTCCTCCTCCCTCCACAGTCTATAGTTATTATCGCAAATGGGTCAAAAAGGGGGTTTGGGAAAAAATCAATCACACCCTCCGGCAGATGGTTCGTCAACAGGTAGGGAAATCTCCGCAAAGTAGTGTAATCATAGCAGACAGCCAATCGGTGGAAACAACCG GAAAAAAGGGGGATGTGTATGGCTTTGACGGTGGAAAAAAAGTCAAAGGCCGAAAAAGGCAATTATTAGTTGATAGTTTAGGATTAATCTTGAAAGTAATTGTAGCTGAAGCTCATGGTCAAGAAAGAGTCTTAGCGGCGACGGCGGTAATGGAACTATTAGAAGAAAATCCCAAACTGCTTGAAAAAGTGGCTTTAATGTGGGTAGATGCTGGTTATAGTGGTGATAAATTTGCTCTGGCTATTTGGTTGATGATTCAAGCAAGAGTAGAAGTAATAAAGCGTTCAGACAAAAAATTTAAAGTTTTACCGAAAAGATGGATTGTGGAACGAACGTTCGGCTGGTTTAACTGGTATCGTCGTTTGAGTAAAGATTATGAAAAATTATCAGAAATGAGTGAAGCCGCTATTTATGCAGTTATGACAAGGATAATGTTGCGTCGCCTCGTTTCTTAA
- a CDS encoding ribbon-helix-helix protein, CopG family, whose translation MQKYNLRLSDKEYKELKDLSVKTERSINELIREAIRRLVQDTPE comes from the coding sequence ATGCAAAAATATAATCTGAGGCTTTCAGACAAGGAGTACAAAGAACTAAAAGATTTATCAGTTAAGACAGAGAGGTCAATCAACGAGCTTATTAGAGAAGCAATTAGACGGTTGGTTCAAGATACGCCAGAATAA
- a CDS encoding HhoA/HhoB/HtrA family serine endopeptidase — MSKSFKQLAVSLSLLAVGTGLGVLGSQYLINPKTTSAQDTSKKLVPVVLPSFAISSDSPSSENLNFIAKAVQKVGAAVVRIDAAREVAQQVPEGFEHPLFRHFFGNEAPMPKEYVERGTGSGFIISSDGELLTNAHVVEGATQVKVTLKNGQTYDGKVVGIDDMTDVAVVKIQANNLPTVSLGKAETLQPGEWAIAIGNPLGLDNTVTVGIISALGRTSSEVGVPDKRVRFIQTDAAINPGNSGGPLLNASGEVVGINTAIRANAQGLGFAIPIETATRVAKQLFTKGKAEHPYLGIHMVTLTPELVEQINKSDELKIKVTQDKGVLVIRVVENSPAQQAGFKMGDIIEEVAGQPVKTSTEVQEQVESSTIGQTLEVTINRQGSTKILAVRPGSFPSEAK; from the coding sequence ATGAGTAAATCTTTCAAACAATTAGCTGTTTCTCTAAGTTTATTGGCAGTAGGTACGGGTTTGGGGGTTTTAGGAAGCCAGTATTTAATCAACCCAAAAACCACCTCGGCACAAGATACTTCCAAAAAGTTAGTCCCGGTTGTGCTGCCGTCGTTTGCTATCTCTTCGGATTCGCCTTCGAGTGAAAATTTGAATTTTATTGCTAAGGCCGTGCAAAAGGTGGGAGCCGCCGTAGTGCGTATTGATGCGGCTAGGGAAGTGGCGCAACAAGTGCCTGAAGGCTTTGAACATCCCCTATTTCGCCATTTTTTCGGCAATGAGGCTCCTATGCCTAAAGAATATGTAGAACGCGGCACAGGTTCAGGTTTTATCATAAGCTCTGATGGAGAACTCCTCACCAATGCTCATGTGGTAGAAGGTGCTACTCAGGTAAAAGTGACCCTCAAAAATGGCCAAACTTATGATGGTAAAGTGGTGGGAATCGATGATATGACCGATGTGGCGGTGGTGAAAATTCAAGCCAACAATTTGCCTACCGTCAGTTTAGGAAAAGCTGAAACGCTTCAACCCGGAGAATGGGCCATCGCTATTGGCAATCCCCTAGGATTAGATAATACTGTAACCGTAGGGATTATTAGTGCTTTAGGTCGTACCAGTAGTGAGGTGGGTGTTCCTGACAAACGGGTGCGATTTATTCAAACTGATGCCGCCATTAATCCGGGTAATTCTGGGGGACCTTTATTGAATGCTTCTGGAGAAGTGGTGGGAATTAATACAGCTATTCGAGCTAATGCTCAAGGTTTGGGTTTTGCTATTCCCATTGAAACGGCTACCAGGGTCGCTAAACAACTATTTACTAAGGGAAAAGCTGAACATCCCTATTTAGGCATTCATATGGTTACTTTGACACCCGAGTTAGTGGAACAGATTAATAAAAGTGATGAGTTGAAAATAAAAGTTACTCAAGACAAAGGAGTATTAGTCATTCGAGTGGTGGAGAATTCTCCGGCACAACAAGCCGGCTTTAAAATGGGTGATATTATCGAAGAAGTGGCCGGTCAACCTGTTAAAACATCTACCGAAGTACAAGAACAAGTGGAAAGCAGTACCATCGGACAAACTTTAGAAGTTACAATCAACCGTCAAGGATCAACAAAAATTCTCGCTGTTCGTCCAGGCAGTTTTCCCTCTGAAGCTAAATAG
- a CDS encoding SDR family oxidoreductase, producing the protein MKKLLITGASGFLGGNLGKIAASEWDIYGTYCAHPLTLKDVTLIPVDLTDFPSLKQLFAEVNPTAVIHTAAQSKPNFCQQYPEQSYRINVTASLNIAGLCADYNIPCVFTSTDLVFNGLNAPYKETDPVSPISYYGEQKVLAEEGMRKIYPKTAICRMPLMFGLSSPTAESFIQPWIKSLNQGKEINLFIDEFRTPVSGSTAARGLLLALEKVAGILHLGGVEKISRYQFGLLMAEVLQLPIDLIKSCRQKDLSFAAPRPADVSLDSSQALALGYNPLSLREELEIFKNSQSTHEQESET; encoded by the coding sequence ATGAAAAAACTCTTAATTACTGGTGCGAGTGGTTTTCTCGGTGGGAATCTTGGCAAAATTGCCGCTTCTGAGTGGGATATTTATGGAACTTATTGCGCTCATCCTCTCACCCTCAAAGATGTTACCCTCATTCCTGTTGACTTAACAGATTTTCCGAGTCTTAAACAACTTTTTGCCGAGGTAAACCCAACCGCAGTTATTCATACTGCCGCCCAGTCTAAACCGAATTTTTGTCAACAGTATCCTGAGCAATCTTATCGTATTAATGTGACGGCTTCTCTAAATATAGCTGGCTTATGTGCTGATTATAATATCCCTTGTGTTTTTACCTCTACTGATCTGGTTTTTAACGGCTTAAACGCGCCCTATAAAGAAACTGATCCGGTTTCCCCCATCAGTTATTATGGAGAACAAAAAGTTTTAGCTGAAGAGGGAATGAGAAAAATTTATCCTAAAACCGCCATTTGTCGAATGCCGTTAATGTTCGGTTTGTCTTCCCCTACGGCTGAAAGTTTTATTCAACCTTGGATTAAATCTCTTAACCAAGGCAAAGAAATAAATTTATTTATCGATGAATTTAGAACGCCGGTTAGTGGTTCAACGGCGGCTAGGGGACTTTTATTGGCTTTAGAAAAGGTTGCAGGAATATTGCATTTAGGAGGTGTGGAAAAAATTTCTCGTTATCAATTTGGGCTTTTAATGGCAGAGGTTCTACAACTTCCGATCGATCTGATTAAATCTTGTCGGCAAAAGGACCTTTCGTTCGCCGCACCAAGACCGGCTGATGTGTCTTTAGATAGTTCTCAGGCTTTGGCTTTAGGCTATAATCCTTTATCATTACGCGAAGAATTAGAAATTTTTAAAAATTCTCAGTCCACCCATGAACAGGAATCAGAGACTTGA
- the psbA gene encoding photosystem II q(b) protein: MSSVIQGRRELDIGDSWELFCQWITSTNNRIYVGWFGILMIPVLFAAAACFVIAFVAAPPVDMEGIREPIFGSLLSGNNLISAAVIPSSAAIGLHFYPIWDAASIDEWLYNGGPYQLIILHFLIGIWCYLGRLWELSYRLGMRPWIAVAYSAPVAAASAIFLVYPIGQGSFSEGMPLGISGTFHFMLAFQADHNILMHPLHMLGVAGIFGGALLSSVHGSLVSSSLIKETTEQECGTSSAPQSINQGYRFGQQETTYNLVAGHQGYLGRLLFPGLGLRNSRSIHFLIAAVPVVGIWFATLAVGVMAFNLNGFNFNQSVIDSQGHPIYTDADLLNRANLGLRAMHSPNAHHFPLTLAGGEPVIVNS; this comes from the coding sequence ATGAGTAGTGTCATTCAAGGTCGTCGTGAACTAGACATTGGTGATAGTTGGGAACTGTTTTGCCAATGGATAACCAGTACAAATAATCGCATATATGTAGGCTGGTTCGGCATTTTGATGATTCCTGTCCTTTTTGCGGCTGCCGCTTGCTTTGTGATTGCTTTTGTCGCTGCGCCTCCGGTAGATATGGAAGGGATACGGGAACCCATTTTTGGCTCTTTGTTGAGCGGCAATAATCTGATTAGTGCTGCGGTTATTCCCAGTTCGGCAGCGATCGGGTTACATTTTTATCCGATTTGGGATGCGGCTTCTATTGATGAATGGCTATATAACGGCGGCCCTTATCAATTAATTATTTTACATTTCCTGATCGGAATTTGGTGCTATTTAGGCCGTTTATGGGAATTAAGCTATCGTTTAGGGATGCGTCCCTGGATTGCTGTAGCTTATTCTGCGCCAGTTGCGGCGGCAAGTGCAATTTTCTTAGTTTATCCTATCGGTCAAGGCAGTTTTTCTGAAGGAATGCCTTTAGGGATTAGCGGCACTTTTCACTTTATGTTAGCGTTTCAGGCTGACCATAATATATTAATGCACCCGTTACATATGTTAGGGGTAGCCGGAATTTTTGGCGGTGCCTTACTCTCGTCTGTACATGGCTCTTTAGTGTCTTCGAGTTTAATTAAAGAAACCACTGAACAAGAGTGCGGAACGAGTTCCGCACCCCAGTCCATTAACCAAGGCTACAGATTTGGTCAGCAAGAAACCACTTATAATTTAGTGGCTGGACATCAAGGTTATTTAGGTCGTCTTCTCTTCCCTGGACTGGGTTTGCGTAATAGCCGCTCGATTCACTTTTTGATAGCGGCGGTTCCGGTGGTGGGAATTTGGTTTGCTACCTTAGCGGTGGGAGTTATGGCCTTTAATCTCAATGGCTTCAATTTTAATCAATCTGTCATCGATAGTCAGGGACATCCAATTTATACTGATGCAGATTTGCTCAACCGAGCTAATTTAGGACTTAGAGCGATGCACTCCCCTAATGCTCATCATTTTCCTCTAACGTTAGCAGGTGGAGAACCTGTGATTGTTAACAGTTAA
- a CDS encoding WecB/TagA/CpsF family glycosyltransferase, with the protein MLPTLVENPKTFSVLNLPVHLLDNYTAWLLKRLENKQGTHVVTLNAEMAILAQQDPTVAQIIEQADLVIPDGAGIIFYLRLRGQKQQRCPGIELAQSLVQQIGELGQPCSIAFYGGKPGIPEKAAQIWQQKLPKLSLLSNHGYLNEEEQQQWQTTLQQKQPKLILVGLGVPRQELWIQQHRYLCPDAIWIGVGGSFDIWSGNKTRAPLWLQKSNLEWLYRLYQEPWRWRRMLALPEFFWQSLKF; encoded by the coding sequence ATGCTGCCAACTCTCGTAGAAAACCCTAAAACCTTTTCTGTATTGAATTTACCCGTTCATCTTCTGGATAACTATACAGCTTGGTTGCTCAAGCGCCTAGAGAATAAACAAGGGACTCACGTTGTGACTCTCAATGCCGAAATGGCAATCTTAGCTCAACAAGACCCAACAGTAGCGCAAATCATTGAACAAGCGGATTTAGTCATTCCTGATGGAGCCGGGATTATTTTTTATCTTCGTTTACGAGGTCAAAAACAGCAACGGTGTCCAGGAATTGAATTAGCTCAATCTCTTGTGCAACAAATCGGAGAACTAGGACAACCTTGTTCCATTGCTTTTTATGGGGGTAAGCCGGGAATTCCCGAGAAAGCGGCTCAAATCTGGCAACAAAAATTGCCCAAACTTTCCCTGTTGAGCAATCATGGATATCTCAATGAAGAAGAACAACAACAGTGGCAAACCACTTTACAGCAAAAACAACCGAAGCTAATTTTAGTCGGTTTAGGGGTTCCACGTCAGGAATTGTGGATTCAGCAACATCGTTATTTATGTCCTGATGCTATTTGGATTGGTGTTGGAGGCAGTTTTGATATTTGGTCAGGAAACAAAACTCGCGCACCGCTATGGTTACAGAAGTCAAATTTAGAATGGCTTTATCGGTTATATCAGGAACCTTGGCGTTGGCGGCGGATGTTAGCTTTACCTGAGTTTTTCTGGCAGTCTTTGAAATTTTAA
- a CDS encoding DUF928 domain-containing protein, which translates to MFKTLKPYKLLTLINLALFLSCAELPLAEQVRANNSNNSSHIFPVRRVGGGTRGECIQAQATSLNGSSLPCPSLIALIPEQLVITSSVTPTLLFYIPAIGNYEKIQVEFILRNEQDQSVSQASFTSSGQGGIISFTIPKSQSFQGLKTEQNYHWYLSIIYDSRDRSHDEVVEGWLRHRPLETALASQLASSTPLERVQLYQQHNLWHEALYTLAELKRSHPDDPAIAQMWTGLLGAIDLNMVANEPLINQISQPQWSFNTRLSDKITYRPI; encoded by the coding sequence ATGTTTAAAACTCTCAAACCCTATAAGCTTTTAACACTCATCAATTTAGCTTTATTCTTGAGTTGTGCTGAGTTGCCCTTAGCCGAGCAAGTCAGAGCTAACAACAGCAATAATTCTTCTCATATTTTTCCCGTGCGACGAGTAGGAGGAGGAACCCGAGGGGAATGTATCCAAGCTCAAGCAACCTCTTTAAATGGCTCATCGCTGCCCTGTCCTTCCTTGATCGCTTTAATTCCTGAACAATTAGTCATCACCTCTTCTGTTACACCCACATTACTCTTTTATATTCCTGCCATTGGGAATTATGAAAAAATACAGGTAGAGTTTATCTTACGCAACGAGCAAGACCAATCAGTATCCCAAGCCAGCTTTACCAGCAGTGGCCAAGGCGGCATTATTAGCTTTACCATTCCCAAGTCACAAAGCTTTCAAGGATTGAAAACCGAGCAAAATTATCATTGGTATCTATCTATTATTTATGATTCCCGTGATCGCTCCCATGATGAGGTAGTAGAAGGATGGCTACGTCATAGACCTCTAGAAACGGCCCTGGCCTCTCAACTAGCTTCTTCTACACCGCTAGAACGAGTACAGTTATATCAACAACATAATCTCTGGCATGAAGCCCTCTATACTTTAGCCGAATTAAAACGAAGTCATCCTGATGATCCAGCCATTGCTCAGATGTGGACAGGACTTCTAGGAGCAATAGATTTAAATATGGTGGCTAATGAACCGTTAATTAACCAAATTTCTCAACCGCAATGGAGTTTTAACACAAGATTATCGGACAAGATCACTTACCGTCCCATCTAG